ATTTATTTTCAATGACAATCACTTGCTCACCACGTTGTGGTGCAATAGTTGCCCATTCTGGTAAAGCGGCACTAATTGTCAGAAAATTATTTTTTATGTCCAGGACATCTACTTGTCCAATTTTTCCTTCACTTTCACTAGGAATATAAAAAGAAGTCACAGTACCCACACAGCCAATCAAGCGATCGCTACTGGCATCTTCACCAAAATCAGCAAAAATTTTGCCAATTACTTCTGCGATAAATCTTCCTACTAATAAGCTGATAATTAACGAAATTAATAAAATAGCACCTCTGATAAAGGCAGCGAAATCGCCATGAATTATGCCACTAGCTAAAGTATTTAATATCAGTCCAAAAACGCCCCACAAACTCAAATCTGCTGCTAGTAGCAAGATGAGTGGAGCCTTACCAATACCTATCCATCCCAGGACTGCTCCAAAGCTGAATTCGCCATCGGCATCGGCATCAAATTCGGCATCTGCATCTGCATCTGCATCTCCTCCACCGGAAATAATCACAAACAAAAACAGCAATACTCCCATTCCCAGGAATATCCAATAAGGCAAGTTGGCCTGGCTAAACAGCATAAAAATTTGTCAATGCTATGTATTTGGCAGTTCTGCTACACTAAATTTTGATGAGAGATTACAGCTTTCCAGGCAACATTGTACATTTTATATTTCACAATTAATTTTTATTTAAATACAAGAAAATATTTATTTATATTTTTTAGGATTTCTCCGGGAAATCAAATTTTTCTTAACACATAAAATAGTTTTTTGTAAATATGTAAAATCTGAAATTTGTCTTAAATCTAAAGGGCAATCTGAAATTATCAGTTATTACTTATGCTTTGGTAGTCCGGGAGAAGTATAGCCGGAATAGGAATTTAGGAAAATTTCTTCTTTAAGTTTTAACCTTTGTGGAGCTAGAATTGTTACAATTCCTTCAGATTAGACATTGAAGCCTTGATCCAATCTGAGACCTTAGAACTACTCGAATGGCATCGCCTTTGCCAGCATCTTTCCACATTTGCGGCAACTAAGCTAGGGGCGATCGCATCACTTCATCTGAAAATCCCGGCATTTCAAGCCGCCAGTCAGCAGTTGTTAGCACAAACCAAAGAAGTCTACCAACTGGAAACCCGGATGACCACAGGACTATCTTTTGAGGGGATTCAAGATATTGGTGATTCCTTAGAACGTGCCGAACTTAGCGGGATTTTAGCAGGGGATGAACTGCTGGCGATCGCTACGACTTTGGCAGGGACAAGGAATTTACGCCGTGTCATTGATAACCAAGAAGATTTGCCCACACTGGCTAGTTTAGTTGCTGATTTGCGGACTTATCCGGAATTAGAGCAAGAAATACACCGATGTATTGATGAACGAGGCCAAGTAACTGATCGTGCTAGTCTCAAACTGGGAGAAATTCGCACAGACCTGCGTAAAATCCGCAGTCAAATTACTAAAAAACTGCAAAATATTTTACAAGCAAAATCTGGAGCAGTTCAAGAACAGCTAATAACTCAACGGGGCGATCGCTATGTGATCCCCGTGAAATTACCCCAAAAAGATGCCATCCCCGGCATTGTCCATGATACTTCTACCAGTGGCGCGACTCTTTATGTAGAGCCTAATTCTATAGTGCCTTTGGGTAACCAACTGCGGCAGACGATTAGAAGAGAGCAAACAGAAGAAGAAGCGATTCGCCGCACGCTAACACAGCAAGTAGCAGCAGTCAAGCCAGATTTAGAACGGTTGTTAGCAATTGTGACGACTTTGGATTTAGCCACTGCTAGAGCTAGGTATAGTTTTTGGTTAGGAGCGAATCCGCCCAGATTTATCAACCGTGAAGATAATGAAATTATTACTCTGAGGCAATTACGCCATCCCCTGCTAGTGTGGCAACAGCAGCACGAACATGGTCAAGCTGTGGTTCCTGTGGATTTACTCATCAGTCCCCATCTCCGGGTAGTAACGATTACGGGGCCGAATACTGGGGGTAAAACGGTTACTTTAAAAACCTTAGCCTTAGCAGCATTAATGGCCAAGGTGGGTTTATTTGTTCCTGCCCGTGAACCAGTAGAAATACCTTGGTTTGACCAGGTATTAGCTGATATTGGGGATGAACAATCTTTACAGCAAAGTTTGTCTACTTTTTCTGGGCATATTCGCCGGATTAGTCGGATTTTGAATGCGTTGGATCACGAGGAAGAGTCAGAAAATGTTTCCTTATCTCCTGACTCCCCACTCCCCACTCCCCACTCCCCACTCCCCACTCCCCAATCTTCCCAATCTTCCCAATCACTCGTATTACTCGATGAAGTCGGGGCGGGAACTGATCCAGTGGAAGGTAGTGCTTTAGCGATCGCCTTGCTGCAATATCTCGCCAATCATGCCCAGCTAACCATTGCGACAACTCACTTTGGTGAATTGAAAGCGCTGAAATATGAAGATGAGCGATTTGAAAATGCTTCTGTAGAATTTGATGAAAGTACCCTTTCGCCTACCTATCGTTTATTGTGGGGTATTCCTGGACGTTCCAACGCCTTGACAATTGCCCGGCGTTTAGGTTTAAAAGCCGAAGTGGTGACACAGGCTAAAACTCAAGTCGGAGGGGCGACAGACGAAGTTAATCAGGTGATTGCTGGGTTAGAAGCGCAACGCCGCCGCCAAGAAACCAAAGCTGCGGAAGCTCAAAGTTTGTTGCAGCAAGCGGAACGTTTATACAAGGAGGTGTCGGCAAAATCTGATGCTTTGCAGGAACGGGAAAAAGCTTTGCGGGCTGATCAGGAAGTAGCAGTCCAACAAGCGATCGCTCAAGCTAAAGGTGAAATTGCCCAAGTGATTCGCCGCTTGCAAAAAGGCACACCAAAAGCCCAAGATGCCCAACAAGCAACCGATGCGTTAAATCAAATTTCCCAAAAATATCAGCCAAAG
This genomic interval from Nodularia sp. LEGE 06071 contains the following:
- a CDS encoding OB-fold-containig protein, encoding MLFSQANLPYWIFLGMGVLLFLFVIISGGGDADADADAEFDADADGEFSFGAVLGWIGIGKAPLILLLAADLSLWGVFGLILNTLASGIIHGDFAAFIRGAILLISLIISLLVGRFIAEVIGKIFADFGEDASSDRLIGCVGTVTSFYIPSESEGKIGQVDVLDIKNNFLTISAALPEWATIAPQRGEQVIVIENKSQNYLVIAKDTTDEQLWLANSSQKNQT
- a CDS encoding endonuclease MutS2; the protein is MIQSETLELLEWHRLCQHLSTFAATKLGAIASLHLKIPAFQAASQQLLAQTKEVYQLETRMTTGLSFEGIQDIGDSLERAELSGILAGDELLAIATTLAGTRNLRRVIDNQEDLPTLASLVADLRTYPELEQEIHRCIDERGQVTDRASLKLGEIRTDLRKIRSQITKKLQNILQAKSGAVQEQLITQRGDRYVIPVKLPQKDAIPGIVHDTSTSGATLYVEPNSIVPLGNQLRQTIRREQTEEEAIRRTLTQQVAAVKPDLERLLAIVTTLDLATARARYSFWLGANPPRFINREDNEIITLRQLRHPLLVWQQQHEHGQAVVPVDLLISPHLRVVTITGPNTGGKTVTLKTLALAALMAKVGLFVPAREPVEIPWFDQVLADIGDEQSLQQSLSTFSGHIRRISRILNALDHEEESENVSLSPDSPLPTPHSPLPTPQSSQSSQSLVLLDEVGAGTDPVEGSALAIALLQYLANHAQLTIATTHFGELKALKYEDERFENASVEFDESTLSPTYRLLWGIPGRSNALTIARRLGLKAEVVTQAKTQVGGATDEVNQVIAGLEAQRRRQETKAAEAQSLLQQAERLYKEVSAKSDALQEREKALRADQEVAVQQAIAQAKGEIAQVIRRLQKGTPKAQDAQQATDALNQISQKYQPKVAPKPKVGFMPKVGDRVRISQFGQTADVLTAPDANGEFNVRFGMMKMTVKLEDIESLDGQKPEPVVKPKPAPAPVTQPEESAPAIRTSRNTVDLRGNRVADSEIILDKAISEATGPLWIIHGHGTGKLRQGVHAYLHQHPRVSHHEPAEQADGGSGVTIAYIK